One genomic region from Rattus norvegicus strain BN/NHsdMcwi chromosome 10, GRCr8, whole genome shotgun sequence encodes:
- the Jup gene encoding junction plakoglobin isoform X1 translates to MEVMNLIEQPIKVTEWQQTYTYDSGIHSGVNTCVPSVSSKGLLDEDDTCGRQYTLKKTTTYTQGVPQSQGDLEYQMSTTARAKRVREAMCPGVSGEDSSLLLATQVEGQTTNLQRLAEPSQLLKSAIVHLINYQDDAELATRALPELTKLLNDEDPVVVTKAAMIVNQLSKKEASRRALMGSPQLVAAVVRTMQNTSDLDTARCTTSILHNLSHHREGLLAIFKSGGIPALVRMLSSPVESVLFYAITTLHNLLLYQEGAKMAVRLADGLQKMVPLLNKNNPKFLAITTDCLQLLAYGNQESKLIILANGGPQGLVQIMRNYSYEKLLWTTSRVLKVLSVCPSNKPAIVEAGGMQALGKHLTSNSPRLVQNCLWTLRNLSDVATKQEGLENVLKILVNQLSVDDVNVLTCATGTLSNLTCNNSKNKTLVTQNSGVEALIHAILRAGDKDDITEPAVCALRHLTSRHPEAEMAQNSVRLNYGIPAIVKLLNQPNQWPLVKATIGLIRNLALCPANHAPLQEAAVIPRLVQLLVKAHQDAQRHVAAGTQQPYTDGVRMEEIVEGCTGALHILARDPMNRMEIFRLNTIPLFVQLLYSSVENIQRVAAGVLCELAQDKEAADAIDAEGASAPLMELLHSRNEGTATYAAAVLFRISEDKNPDYRKRVSVELTNSLFKHDPAAWEAAQSMIPINEPYADDMDATYRPMYSSDVPLDPLDMHMDMDGDYPMDTYSDGLRPPYPAADHMLA, encoded by the exons ATGGAGGTGATGAACCTTATTGAACAGCCCATCAAGGTGACGGAGTGGCAGCAGACGTACACCTATGACTCGGGCATCCACTCCGGTGTCAATACCTGTGTGCCCTCTGTCAGCAGCAAGGGCCTCCTCGATGAGGATGACACCTGCGGCAGACAGTACACACTCAAGAAAACTACCACCTACACACAAGGGGTGCCACAGAGCCAAG GCGACCTGGAGTACCAGATGTCCACCACGGCCAGAGCCAAGCGGGTGCGGGAGGCCATGTGCCCAGGTGTCTCAGGCGAGGACAGTTCTCTCCTCCTGGCCACCCAGGTGGAGGGGCAGACGACCAACCTGCAGCGACTGGCCGAACCATCCCAGCTACTCAAGTCGGCCATTGTACATCTCATCAACTACCAGGACGACGCAGAGCTGGCCACCCGGGCTCTGCCTGAGCTCACCAAGCTGCTCAACGATGAGGACCCG GTAGTGGTCACCAAGGCGGCTATGATCGTGAACCAGCTGTCCAAGAAGGAGGCATCCCGCCGTGCCCTGATGGGCTCGCCCCAGCTGGTGGCGGCTGTGGTGCGGACCATGCAGAACACCAGTGACCTGGATACTGCCCGCTGTACCACCAGCATCCTGCACAACCTCTCCCACCACCGAGAGGGGCTGCTTGCTATCTTCAAGTCTGGAGGCATCCCCGCCCTGGTCCGAATGCTCAG TTCCCCCGTAGAGTCTGTCCTGTTCTACGCCATCACCACACTGCACAACCTGCTGCTCTACCAGGAGGGCGCCAAGATGGCGGTGCGTCTGGCAGACGGACTGCAGAAGATGGTGCCCCTACTTAACAAGAACAACCCCAAATTCCTGGCCATCACCACCGACTGCCTGCAGCTCCTGGCCTATGGCAACCAGGAGAGCAAG CTGATCATCCTGGCCAATGGGGGACCCCAGGGTCTTGTGCAGATCATGAGGAACTACAGCTACGAGAAGCTTCTGTGGACCACCAGCCGGGTGCTCAAGGTGCTCTCCGTGTGCCCCAGCAACAAGCCTGCCATCGTGGAGGCTG gTGGGATGCAGGCTCTAGGCAAGCACTTGACAAGCAACAGCCCCCGCCTGGTGCAGAACTGCCTGTGGACTCTGCGCAATCTCTCGGATGTGGCCACCAAGCAG GAGGGCCTGGAGAACGTGCTGAAGATCCTGGTCAATCAGCTGAGCGTGGATGATGTCAACGTCCTCACCTGTGCCACGGGCACCCTCTCCAACCTGACctgcaacaacagcaaaaacaagacGCTGGTGACGCAGAACAGTGGCGTGGAGGCGCTCATCCACGCCATCCTCAGAGCCGGAGACAAGGACGACATCACAGAGCCCGCCGTTTGCGCCCTGCGCCACCTTACCAGCCGCCACCCCGAGGCTGAGATGGCCCAGAACTCTGTGCGCCTCAACTATGGAATCCCGGCCATTGTGAAACTGCTCAACCAGCCGAACCAGTGGCCACTGGTCAAG GCAACTATCGGCCTGATCCGGAACCTGGCTCTGTGCCCCGCCAATCATGCCCCGCTGCAGGAGGCCGCGGTCATTCCCCGCCTCGTTCAGCTGCTGGTCAAGGCCCACCAGGATGCCCAGCGACATGTAGCTGCGGGCACCCAGCAGCCCTACACG GATGGTGTGAGGATGGAGGAGATCGTGGAGGGCTGCACCGGAGCCCTGCACATCCTCGCCCGAGATCCCATGAACCGCATGGAGATCTTCCGGCTCAACACCATTCCCCTGTTTGTCCAG CTCCTGTATTCCTCTGTGGAGAACATCCAGCGTGTGGCTGCCGGAGTGCTGTGCGAGCTGGCCCAGGACAAGGAGGCTGCTGATGCCATAGACGCGGAGGGCGCCTCTGCCCCTCTCATGGAACTGCTCCACTCCCGCAATGAGGGGACCG CGACCTACGCTGCTGCTGTCCTGTTCCGCATCTCCGAGGACAAGAACCCAGATTACCGTAAGCGAGTGTCTGTGGAACTCACCAACTCGCTCTTCAAGCATGACCCAGCTGCCTGGGAGGCT GCCCAGAGCATGATCCCGATCAACGAACCCTATGCAGATG ACATGGATGCAACCTACCGCCCCATGTACTCCAGCGATGTGCCTCTGGACCCCCTGGATATGCACATGGACATGGATGGCGACTACCCCATGGACACCTACAGCGACGGCCTGAGACCTCCCTACCCCGCTGCAGACCACATGCTGGCCTAG